The DNA segment GACTATACTCCTAGTTAGTTAAACTGGAAAAAATTATGAACGAGTTACAGAACTTGCACAATCTGTTCCTGTATCATCAATTCCATCATCATCTTTATCATCAttggattttgattttaatCCTTGTTTCTTCTCCACTTGTTCCATATCATCATGATTATGCTTATCCACTgccttctttgttcttcttccggAACCGCTTTTGTGTCTCCTCTTCATACTCACTCGAAAGGATATTGGGAGTGGGAAGCCCCTTAGTGATGAATCTGATAGAATCCTCCCACATGTATTACAAGAACTATAACACACACAACGTTGGAAAACATAGTGAAATCATgagtataataaaatttttctgaatcataattaatttaaaactgTTGATgaatgaattatatatatatatatatgtacatacTATACTTACTTGGACCAAAAATCACTAGAGTAGGTTTCGCGTTTGACTTGGGAAAACTTCACACAATGGTCGCACCACTCTTTGTCCTTCTGTATCTCCGTCTTTGTCATTGTCACTTGTCAAGTTGAAGAAAGGATTGAGAATTGGCTATAAATATAGCTTTCTGTTGAGTACTTGGGAACCAAGGAATGAGACTTTGATTAGGTTATGTGTGATATACTGATATGTTCAACAGTTTCACACtatatataacaataacaaagatTCTGTTTGATTCTAAAATAACACATTCCACCTTTCtagattgatttttatttatttattttttaaataaataattggtACTAACAATatggaaaaaataaataaataaataaaaagattctTTCATAAGTAGTTGTAATTTGAATAAGATTctttagatttgatttttaaattaaaaaaaactctaaaattaGATCGAATTATGTAATTGTAACCATCCATTTACAttcatgtaattttttaaataaagattaatctaatccaaatttttaaaactttaattgatttttaattttgattagatAAACAATTTTGACAACTATAAAGATAAATATCTTAAAATCTCAAgactagttttattttttattccaaaGAAATATGCTCAAAAGTGTATTTGCATCAAATAACGTAAACTAATTATACGAGCTATAAATTCGCAACTTTGCCTACATTGAAGGTAAATTAATTACTGCTAACTTTGGTagaagaaaattaaactaatctttttaaatcttttttcctttttttgctttctttgttttaaGAGTAAAGGACAAATCCGTTCCTAACCTTTTTTTTGGACATTTTCGTCTTTGAAGATTGGAAAATATATTTATGTCCCTAACCCTTTTAAAATGCGGACAAATTTATCCCTCCGTTAAAGTGATTTCGTTGGGCTCAATGAAAAATGCTAACGTAGCTCCGTGGCGCTGACCTGGCCGTTACGGAAGCACACGTGGCATGTAACTTTATAAAACAGGACATATTAGTTCTCTCACACCAAAATGtgtaacttttttaaaatatgacatATTAGTCTCTCGCCCCAAAACGATCTCGTTTCAAAACAGGACATATTTTCCCTTGACTCCCTCTTCCACCATCACCTACGCTGCCC comes from the Arachis duranensis cultivar V14167 chromosome 7, aradu.V14167.gnm2.J7QH, whole genome shotgun sequence genome and includes:
- the LOC107496709 gene encoding uncharacterized protein LOC107496709 — protein: MTKTEIQKDKEWCDHCVKFSQVKRETYSSDFWSNSCNTCGRILSDSSLRGFPLPISFRVSMKRRHKSGSGRRTKKAVDKHNHDDMEQVEKKQGLKSKSNDDKDDDGIDDTGTDCASSVTRS